Genomic segment of Eremothecium sinecaudum strain ATCC 58844 chromosome VIII, complete sequence:
TCTCGGGACTACAACTCTCTAAGTATTGCTTTAAATCTTCTAGCACCTTACTATTAAATTCTGAGAGATTTGTCATATTATAGTTTCTGTTGATCACTCTGTCTTTCAACTGATCATACTGAAGCGGAACTCCGAAGAACATTGCCTCATGGGCAAGGGCTGGTCCCACTTTTGAAGCGAGACTTTCAGACAAAGCACCTTCGTTTGCTAATCCCATCTTGCTGAATGGGAATGAGATGTACACATTATCATTCATACTGTAAACAATATCACACAGTAATACCATAGCCGCGCTAATGCCCACGGCTGGACCATTCAAACAGGAAACCAAAATCTTCTTGTGATTAATAGCTGTTCGAGTAAAGTACTCCATCCGACTTACAAGCTCAGATGAGAGATCAAAATCCTTAGGTTGGTTCAATTGTCTTGATAAGTCATCTATGTCAATCCCCGAAGAGAAGAACCGGCCAGTACCTTGGAATACAATACATAGAATCTCGGGATTTGCTTCTGCTTCGAGTAACAGCTCAGTCATTCTAGTATAGTCTGAAAGGTGTAAAGAGTTCAATTTCTTCTCATTATTAAGGGTGATAATAAATAAAGGACCCTCAATTCGGTGTTGTATAACATTAGAGCGAGACATAGTATAAAATGGCTTATTATGGGTAAATAACGTTAACTCGGCTAAATAACGTCTGTGATGGAAGGATTACTATTAGTGATAATGTTATCCTTTATAAGTTGTCAACTTTTATTTACTTGGCGTGGGATTAACCCCAATTTTTTGGAGTTAGTAAACCGGACCGAAATCTTTAATTCCTCTAAGCCTAAAAAATTAAATAAGAGGCCCTTATGATGGGCCCAAGTGGTTTAATGACCTAATACTATCCGTAGCTCATAGTTGCACTCTTAACGTGTAAATGTCTGACTACATGCTATTTCCAGATTCCGGGCATTAGTAACATGAAAATAACTTGACGTAAAATTTGTTGAACGACGGGGAAGCTTACTGATCAAATATTTCGGACCTAGAGCTAAAAGCCTGTGATTTGAGATAGTCTAGGTTAATCAGAAGTTATCTAAACAGACTTTAATGGGTGATTTAGAAGATATAGAGCTAGAAAGTGGTCTTTTTGAGGAGCCAGAGGACTTCTATGCCAAGGAATCAGAAAACCATTTTGCAGAATATGTCAGAGAAATCATTTCTGAGAAATCCAAGAGTAGGAAATCGAAGATTCCAGTCCGACTAGTGGGTTCATCTCCTTTATGGGGTCACATATTGTGGAATTCCGGTATTTATACGGCGATGCACCTCGATAAAAACGTCGAAGAATGTCTTGACAAGTGTGTTTTGGAACTCGGTGCTGCGGGGGCTCTACCGTCGCTTGTCGCAGGTCTAATAGGTGCCAAGAAGGTGGTGTCAACGGATTATCCTGACGCAGACCTGATTAGCAACATCCAGTATAATGTTGACCATGTTCTCTACGACGGCGAGGAGCTGTCGACAGACGAAGCTATTAAGTCAAAGCAGCTACAGCAACGGAATGTTGTTGTGGAGGGCTATATATGGGGAGGCAGTTACGAGCCGCTGCTTGCCCACTTACCTAACGGAAAGGACAAGGATGCCAAATTTGATCTTATCATCCTCAGTGACCTCGTTTTCAACCATACTGAGCATCACAAGCTGCTAAAAACTACCAAAGACCTACTTGCCAGCGATGGCCGTGCTTTAGTCGTATTTTCGCCACATAGACCCTGGCTACTGGACGAAGACTTAAGATTCTTTGAGACAGCCAAGGAATATGGCCTGAAGACTGAGGTAATTGAGGTTGCAAATTGGAAACCGATGTTTGAGAAAGACGCTGGCTCTGAAGAAATCAGAGCACGAGTCTATGCTCACTACCTCACACACGAGTAGTTCTCCCTTGAATTTGTCGACTGGACATTATTGATAGATAGCACTCACGCTTTAGTGTATACAAAGTCCTTGTATACTACATAATTAGAGTCAATTAGCTTGGAACACTGGCAATTGAACCATACCATACCAGGCCCAAGCCGATTTCACTTTACTTTTATACAATTTTCTTCTGTATTTTTGTTTACACTCATCTCTATTGCTGTTCTTTATATACGAAAAATGACATAACTTGCACATAAAACTAAGTGAAGTTAACAAGTAATAACTTAACAAAGAAATACAACAGCAAACTCGCTGGGTTATTTTCTTAGAGGTTCAAGAATAGCTGGTTTCTTTATTTGTTAATTTATAGAAAGTCGGTCTAATTTAGCTGTGGTATTAATATATTCCAGTAGACTAAACTAAAAGGGGGTACAACTGTATATTGAGTACAATAATAGAGTAAGTCATAATAAATTTCAAAGTAGCGGCAAAACTATAGATTAGACGGTATTAAGCTAGCTCGGATTTGCACTTAAGTTAATTGCTTTGTTCTAGTAAGAATTTTCAGTATGGGGCAGTTGTCTAACGATGACAAAGAGAAGATAAAGCGAGCACTTCCAAAAACTTCTAATAAGATTATCGATGTTGCTGTCGCTAGGTTATATATTGCATATCCAGATCCAAATGAATGGCGCTATACTGGTTTGTCAGGAGCGTTAGTATTAGTTGATGATCTTGTGGGGTGCACTTTCTTTTTAAAGCTAGTTGACATAGACGGTCATCGGGGGGTTCTTTGGGATCAAGAATTGTACGTTGGTTTTGAGTATAATCAAGATAGAACATTTTTCCATAGTTTTGAACTTGAACAATGCTATGCGGGGTTGCTATTTGAGGACCTTGGCGAGGCTGCTCATATGTTGAAACGAGTACAAAAGCGTGAGAAGTATGCATCCAAGAAAACCTTATCGAATAAGAACGCGATTGCGTTGAGTAAGAAGCTGGAAGAGGAGCACCGAGCTTCACGCTCTACTTTTGGTCCACGTGGAGAGCCTATAATTACTGACCAGAGGAGAAGATATAGCTATAGTACGAGAAATTATGAGGAGGCCCCTCCTGTAGTTACAAATAAGAAAAAGGCTCCACCTCCACCTCCTGAGGTGGAAGTCCCAGTTCCAGACATCAAAACCCATCAGAAAATGACGATGGGTGGAGTGCCATCTTCCGTTATTCCAGAAGCACCTTCTTTGCCATCAATTCCAAGGTCTACTCATAATGAGAACAGTATAGGTCCTAATACCAGAGATGTCGTGCAACTCAATTCTCAAGAAGTGAAACCAATTCCAACACAGAGAAGGTCAAAGTATGAAATACCACCTCCTCCTGCTGAGTTCTTCCCGATGCAACTTCCACCATCACCAGAAGCATTTCCCCCCCGTCAAGACGCCCCTCCCGGACCTCCACAATTACCAGGTAGAAACTCTCAGGCACCTAGAGTCATCGATAATGTCTCAAAAACACAGCAGCAGTCACATCCACCCCCACCCCCACCTCCGGCACCATCTGCACAAACCAATAGTTACAATTCTTCGATAGTAAGGCCAGTTCCCCCTCTTCCTACCAATGCGTCGAGGAATGATGGACCACCAGTACCGCCTTCGAGACGTAATCCTGCTCCGCCACCTCCTCCACGAAGAAACGTTGCTACTTCCTTGCGGAATTCAGGGAGTGGAGCACAGGTGTCTCATTTACCTTCGGTTAGATCACCCAATTCAGGAGGAACAGCTCCCCCACCTCCTCCTAGAAGGAGTGCTGCTCCACCTCCTCCACCAAGAACGTCCCGACTTGCTGATAAGCCAGGTTCGCGGCAGCGGATGCCGCCGCCATCTGTTGTAAACGAGACACATGCGCAACCGCCCGCGCATATTCAACAATTTTCCCCAACTAAAAGTCCATCTCAGCAGCAATTTGCGCAAACAAAAGCTCCACCTCAGCAACAGGAGCGGCCTGGCTTTCCAACGCCGCCTCCACCACCTCCGCCTCCACCACCTGCTCTTGCTGTTACGTCGAACTCGGAAAATAATGGCTCATTGAATGAATCTACAGGTGATCCGGGGAGGGATGCGTTGTTGGCATCAATTCGTGGTGCTAGAGGCGTAAATGGGTTACGTAAGGTTGATAAATCAGCGTTAGACAGACCTTCTGTTATTCTGCAAGAAGCTCGAGGGGAAAAGCTGTCGAATCCTAGCAGTAATGCCGCACTATCTTCAACTAGTACTGGAGGTCAAGCATCATTGGCAGATGCTCTTGCAGAAGCATTAAATATGAGAAAGAGTAAAGTCAGAATAGGGTTAGATGACCATAATAATGATGATTGGTGATTCCAAGGTAATTGTCGAATGGAATTAAAAGAAGGAATGTATATATTGATTTCTATGGACCGTTAATGTTCTATATAAGCGATTTATTGAATAGATAGAACGTCACAGATGTCTATTTCTTTCTCCATTGAGTTTCCCAGCTCTCGATCCATTGATTCCTCTTTGCATCGGTTTTATTAagcttcttcaacaatttACAGAGTCTAGACATGGTTGCATCCAACCTATTCACCTCCGCAACTATCTCGTCATCTTTAGCATTAAAATCCGAACCCAGCATAAAAACAGACGAAGCAAACTCATCAATTTGCTCTATCACCTCTATCTGAACCAAGTACAACTTGTCTAAAGTCTCCGCATTTGATTTGGTATGAGGATTTTTTAAAGAGATGCTTTTGCCAAAGGAACTGAGTAATAATTTTACCATTTTAAACTTCCCCTCCAGGCCTTTAACGAACTTAATCATTTCTTCGGGGACAGCTGTATTGGAACCCTCAACCTCAGGTTCATCTTCCCCATCAGACTCACTACCCAGACCGAAGGGATCACTATTGTCAAGTGTTGGCTCTTCAAGCCAATCGTGTAGTTCTAAGACTGTGTCATTTACCAGTGTTATTGACGACGATATGTGCTTCTTTAAAAGACCAAGGTTGCCCTCATCTGCTATCATCAAAAGCTCATCTGTTAAAGACCAAAGCCGTCCCACACTTACGAGACTTTCAGTCTTTTGTCTGATCTCTTCATACATATTCCGAATGCATTGTAGAACATTAAGTATAGCTTCGTCCAAATGCTTGAGGAGATACGATGTATAGTGACCAGAATTATGAAAAAGAGGCAAAAGTGACAAGAGATAGAACACTGTTTGTTCCAGTTCTAGAATTTGTTTCGTCAAGGTTGCCTCATTGTTCCGCAGACGAGTCTCATTCGATAATATGCCTACTTTAGTACTGTGAGCCTTGATCAATTTTGCAAGTTTCGCCAATTCTAGTAGAGGTGTTGAATCCTTTAGTTGAGTTGTAGATTTTATACCATATAACGATTCAATAGATTCGTAATTGAAACGCTCGTTAAATGTACCCAAAACATTCTCTAATTCATCACTCATGGTCGTTGTCTTCAACTTTCGTGTAACATGTATAGGTCATCCTATGTATTAGAACTAAAAAATCCACAACATGCAGTAAAACAACTGATAGCTATTGACGCAACCAGGGTTTTTAAATGTACACTTCTGTATTCAAATAGCTATTTTCAGTAATTAAAAATGTGTTACACACTACAAAAACATGCAAACAGTATCATTTATATAAACATCTGCCTTAAGCACTCCATAGTAAACTAACTTAGTTTGCTGGTTGGTTGGAGTTCATCTTTCTCTTACCGTTAGTCAAAGTGACGTTGACGAATCTTCTGGTGTACAACAATCTCTTGTAAGCTCTACCCTTTGGAGACTTTGGCTTTTCTTGCTTTTCAACCTTTGGGGTTTGAGACTTAACTTTACCAGCACGAGCTAGGGAACCGTGAACTTTACCCTGTAATAATTTTTGTTAGTAAACAGTTTCTTTAAAA
This window contains:
- the ECI1 gene encoding dodecenoyl-CoA isomerase (Syntenic homolog of Ashbya gossypii AGR283C; Syntenic homolog of Saccharomyces cerevisiae YOR180C (DCI1) and YLR284C (ECI1)), giving the protein MSRSNVIQHRIEGPLFIITLNNEKKLNSLHLSDYTRMTELLLEAEANPEILCIVFQGTGRFFSSGIDIDDLSRQLNQPKDFDLSSELVSRMEYFTRTAINHKKILVSCLNGPAVGISAAMVLLCDIVYSMNDNVYISFPFSKMGLANEGALSESLASKVGPALAHEAMFFGVPLQYDQLKDRVINRNYNMTNLSEFNSKVLEDLKQYLESCSPESLQNMKRLFLTVEGSSKIHAISNEGITALNLIHKNVPNKRIKAYVEQRRSKL
- the NNT1 gene encoding S-adenosylmethionine-dependent methyltransferase (Syntenic homolog of Ashbya gossypii AGR284W; Syntenic homolog of Saccharomyces cerevisiae YLR285W (NNT1)), with amino-acid sequence MGDLEDIELESGLFEEPEDFYAKESENHFAEYVREIISEKSKSRKSKIPVRLVGSSPLWGHILWNSGIYTAMHLDKNVEECLDKCVLELGAAGALPSLVAGLIGAKKVVSTDYPDADLISNIQYNVDHVLYDGEELSTDEAIKSKQLQQRNVVVEGYIWGGSYEPLLAHLPNGKDKDAKFDLIILSDLVFNHTEHHKLLKTTKDLLASDGRALVVFSPHRPWLLDEDLRFFETAKEYGLKTEVIEVANWKPMFEKDAGSEEIRARVYAHYLTHE
- the LAS17 gene encoding actin-binding protein LAS17 (Syntenic homolog of Ashbya gossypii AGR285W; Syntenic homolog of Saccharomyces cerevisiae YOR181W (LAS17)), with protein sequence MGQLSNDDKEKIKRALPKTSNKIIDVAVARLYIAYPDPNEWRYTGLSGALVLVDDLVGCTFFLKLVDIDGHRGVLWDQELYVGFEYNQDRTFFHSFELEQCYAGLLFEDLGEAAHMLKRVQKREKYASKKTLSNKNAIALSKKLEEEHRASRSTFGPRGEPIITDQRRRYSYSTRNYEEAPPVVTNKKKAPPPPPEVEVPVPDIKTHQKMTMGGVPSSVIPEAPSLPSIPRSTHNENSIGPNTRDVVQLNSQEVKPIPTQRRSKYEIPPPPAEFFPMQLPPSPEAFPPRQDAPPGPPQLPGRNSQAPRVIDNVSKTQQQSHPPPPPPPAPSAQTNSYNSSIVRPVPPLPTNASRNDGPPVPPSRRNPAPPPPPRRNVATSLRNSGSGAQVSHLPSVRSPNSGGTAPPPPPRRSAAPPPPPRTSRLADKPGSRQRMPPPSVVNETHAQPPAHIQQFSPTKSPSQQQFAQTKAPPQQQERPGFPTPPPPPPPPPPALAVTSNSENNGSLNESTGDPGRDALLASIRGARGVNGLRKVDKSALDRPSVILQEARGEKLSNPSSNAALSSTSTGGQASLADALAEALNMRKSKVRIGLDDHNNDDW
- a CDS encoding uncharacterized protein (Syntenic homolog of Ashbya gossypii AGR286C; Syntenic homolog of Saccharomyces cerevisiae YLR287C), with product MSDELENVLGTFNERFNYESIESLYGIKSTTQLKDSTPLLELAKLAKLIKAHSTKVGILSNETRLRNNEATLTKQILELEQTVFYLLSLLPLFHNSGHYTSYLLKHLDEAILNVLQCIRNMYEEIRQKTESLVSVGRLWSLTDELLMIADEGNLGLLKKHISSSITLVNDTVLELHDWLEEPTLDNSDPFGLGSESDGEDEPEVEGSNTAVPEEMIKFVKGLEGKFKMVKLLLSSFGKSISLKNPHTKSNAETLDKLYLVQIEVIEQIDEFASSVFMLGSDFNAKDDEIVAEVNRLDATMSRLCKLLKKLNKTDAKRNQWIESWETQWRKK
- a CDS encoding 40S ribosomal protein eS30 (Syntenic homolog of Ashbya gossypii AGR287C; Syntenic homolog of Saccharomyces cerevisiae YLR287C-A (RPS30A) and YOR182C (RPS30B); 1-intron in Ashbya gossypii) → MGKVHGSLARAGKVKSQTPKVEKQEKPKSPKGRAYKRLLYTRRFVNVTLTNGKRKMNSNQPAN